Within Candidatus Eisenbacteria bacterium, the genomic segment AGCTTCGTCGACGAGACCGTCGTTTCGGGTCTCAACCAGCCCAACGGCATGGCGTTTCTTCCGGACGGCCGGCTGCTGGTGACCGAGCTGACGACCGGCAAGATCCGCATGATCGTGAACGGTCACGTGGCGTCCACCGACCCGATGATCACGGTGGACAGCGTCACGACCGGAGTCGAGCGCGGTCTGCAGGGCATTGCGGTCGATCCTCGCTGGCCGACCTTTCCTTACGTGTATGTCGGCTACACGCACACCGGGAGCCGCATGACCCTGGCCCGCTACACCGCGACCGGGGATCTCACGAGTCCCACGGCCGAGAACCTGACCCTGGGATCCAAGCGCACGCTCATCCACAACCTCCCCGACAACGTCGGCAATCACAACGGCCTCGGTCTGCGCTTCGCGACCGATGGGAAGCTCCTGTTGACCTTGGGTGACGACGACGACCGCTGCCAGGCACATGTGAACGGTTCGCTCAAAGGCAAGCTGTTGCGGCTCGAAGTGACTCGCATCCCCGCAGGCGGCGGCGGGCCCGTGCCGCGGGCGATGCTGATCCCGAGCTCGGGGAATCCGTTCGTAGGCCCCGACTCGAACGCCTCGCTGGTCTATGCGCAGGGCCTGCGCAATCCCTGGCGCTTCACGGTCGACCCCGGCAACGGCGCGATCCTGCTCGGGGACGTGGGCGAGGACACCTACGAAGAGCTGGACGAGATGGTCGCCGGCGGCAACTACGGATGGCCCTTCCGCGAAGGCCCCTTGGTGCGCACGGGAGTGGGCTGCACCGATCCCGGCACGACGAAGATCGCTCCGATCCTGTCCCTCGACCGCAATACCGGCTTCATTGCCGTCATCGCCGGCGCGGTCTACCGGACCGTCATGAACGGGACGTACAACTGGCCTACCTCGTACAACGGCAGCCTCTTCTACGGCGACTTCTACAACGGCAAGCTGCGACGACTGACGAAGTCCGGCTCCACCTGGTCGACTCCTTCGCCCGTCCCCGGCCAGCCCAATTCCTCCGACTGGGCCACCGGCCTTCGCTACATGGTGGACTTCGCGGTCGGCAAGGACGGCAGCCTCTACTACCTGAGGGCGTTCGACGACGCCGGCGCGGCGAACACCGGCATGGTGAAGCGCATTCGTTACTCGGGCACGGTCGACGTGCCCGGCGGTCCGCTCGCCGAGCGCGCGCTCAGCGCCTCGCCCAATCCTTTCCACAACCAGGTCGATCTCAGCTGGCGGCTGGCCAGGCCGAGTGCGGTGGTGATCGAAGTCTTCGACACGAGCGGCAGACGCATCCGTCGCTTCGACGAAAACTCGGCCGCGGGACGAGTGACCTGGGATGGCACCGACGAGCGCGGCGCTCGAGAGCCCGCCGGCGTGTACCTGGCCCGGCTTCGTCACGAGGGTGGAAGTCAGACGGTGCGGATCCTGCTCGTGCGCTGAGCCGAGCTGAGTTCTTCGGCGACTCGAGGGCGGCTTTTCGCCGCGCTCTTCCGCGAGCGTGTGCTACGCTTCCGCGCGTGCGACCGTCGATCCGCCGCGCATGCGCTCGACGCACGATCCTCTGGCTGCTCGCTTCGTGCTCCCTGCCGATTCTCCCGGCAGGCGGGCAGGTTCAGTTGCCGACCCATTTCGTCGACGACACCATCGTCACGGGCCTCGATCAGCCCAACGCGATGGCGTTCCTCCCCGACGGGCGGCTGCTGTTCACCGAGCTCAACTCGGGCAAGATCCGGATGGTGGTGAACGGGCACATCGCCGCCGTCGACCCGCTCGTGGTCGTCGACAGTCTCACGACCGGAGCCGAGCGCGGCCTGCAGGGAATCGCGGTCGACCCTCGCTGGCCGGCCTATCCCTATGTCTACGTCGGCTACACCCACGTGGGGTCCCGTGCCGTGCTGGTCCGCTACACGGCGATGGGAGACATCGCGAATCCCTCCGGCGAGAGTCTCTTCCTTTCGTCCAAACTGACGCTCATCCACGACCTGCCGGACGTCAACGAGCAGCACAATGGGCTTGGCCTCCGGTTCGGGAACGACGGCATGCTGCTCCTGACCACCGGCGATGACGGCTTCCAGTGCGCGGCTCAAACTCCCGGATCACTGCTCGGCAAGCTCTTTCGACTGGACGTCACCCGGATCCCGGCAGGTGGAGGCGGCCCGGTGCCGCGCGCCTTGCTCATTCCGCTTTCAGGCAACCCCTTCGTCGGCCCCGATTCGAACGCCTGCCTGGTGCTGGCCCAGGGGCTTCGGAATCCCTGGCGATTCCACGTCGACGCGATGACCGGCTCCGTCCTGCTGGCCGACGTCGGCGAGGGCCAATACGAGGAGCTCGACGAGATCGTGGCCGGTGGCAATTACGGCTGGCCCTTTCGCGAGGGTCCGGCGACGTTCACGCCGAACGGCTGCACGGAGCCGCCCGGCAGCGTGTTCGACGAGCCAATCTTCTCGATCGGGCACCAGGGCTTCTTCGCGATTCTCACCGCGGGCGTGTATCGGCCGGTATTCGCCGGCACCGCCAACTGGCCATCGATCTACCAGGGCAGTCTCTTCTACGGTGACTACTTCTACAGCCAGCTGCGGCGACTGGTCAGGAATGGCTCCTCATGGATCACCCCCGCGCCGGTCCCGGGCCAGCCGAACGGGTTGGACTGGGCTTTGGGGATTCAGTTCCTGACCGACGTGGCCGTCGGCGTCAAGGACGGCAGCTTGTGGTGGCTCAAGGCAGCCAACGACGCCGGCGCCACCAACACGGGAATGGTCAGGCGCATTCGCTACACCAGCACGCTTGGCGTCCCGGAACCGATGCGCCACGCGCTCCGAGCCTCACCCAATCCCTTCCGGGAGCGCCTCGACCTCGAATGGGCGGTCGCCGAGGCGGAACCCGCCATGCTCGAGATCTTCGACATGGCGGGGCGAAGGCTTCGCCGTGCGCCGGTGGGCGCGGCGCAGGTCGGACACTACGCCTGGGACGGCCGGGACGATCGCGGGACCCGCGTCGGTGCGGGCGTGTATCTGGTGCGGGTGGGTGTCGGGCCCTACACCGAAACCGTGCGCGTGGTGAGAGTGCGCTAGCAACCCTGGCGGGACCGGCTAGGCGACGCCCGAGAATGCCGCGACGATCACCGTGACGTTGTCCCGTCCGCCGCGCTCGAGCGCCAGATCGACCAGCGCCCGGCACGCCAGCTCGCTCTTCGCGTACCGGTGGAGCACCGCCAGGATGTCCTGAGGCCCCGTCATGTCGGTGAGGCCATCCGAGCAAACCAGGATGCGGTCGCCTTCCTCGAGCAGCACGTGATGGAAGTCGCCGACCGGCGTCTCGTCATGGGCGCCCACGGCGCGCGTGAGCACGTGGTGGAGCCGGTGCGTGTCCACTTCCTCTTGCGGGATCATGCCGAGGTCGGCGTACTCCTGGGCCAGCGTGTGATCGTGGGTGATCTTCTCCAGCTCGCCGTTGCGCACCAGATAGGCCTTGGAGTCGCCGACGTGCGTCACGAACAGGTCCCGGCCGACGACGTAAGCGCCGGTGAAGGTGGTCCCCATGCCCGCCATGGCCGGGTCCGACGCGGCGCGCTCGCGCACCGCATCCTGCATCTTCGCCAGGTACTGGCGTGAGCGCTGCTCGATCTCCTTCAGCTCCGTCTCGCGCGTCTCCGGATCGTCCAGCTCGAGCGCCCAGTGCTGCTCGGTCATCACGGCTTCGAGCACCTTGCTGATCGCGGTGTGGCTCGCCACCTCTCCCGCTTCGTGACCGCCCAGGCCATCCGCCACGATCATCACGTGTCCGATGGCTTCGTGACGCTCGGGAAGATCCTCGGCCGGCAGACTGCTGGTCACGCGCTCGAGGAAGCGGCCAATGCGAAACACCGCGAAGGCGTCCTCGTTGCGTTCGCGGACCCTTCCCGGGTCGGTGAGCGCGGCAACTTCCACCCGGAATCGTTTCGCATGGTTCATGCGCCCTCCTGCTTCGCGGGCACGGTCGGTTTGCTGGGAGGAATTGTGCATCGCGGCGGCCCTCGTCGGTAGGAAGCCCTTTCGAAGTGGCCGAATCCTACGCCCGGCGCGGCATGTGAGCAACGTGCGTGCTAGCATGCCGCACCGATGCCGCGCCGTGACCGGATGGGAGCGCACTCGGAAGCCGGATCCGCGGCACCGCTCCCGGTTCCGGCGTTGTGGGTGGCGTTCGTCCTCTCGGGCGCCGCCGGACTGATCTACGAATCGGTCTGGAGCCGATACCTGGGGCTGTTCGTGGGCCACGGCGCCTACGCCCAGGTCATCGTGCTCGTGATCTTCATGGGCGGCATGGCGGCCGGCGCGCTCGCCGTGGCGCGCCTCTCCGGGCGGATCGCTCATCCGCTGCGAGCCTACGCCTGGATCGAGGCGGCGGCCGGCGTCATCGGCCTTCTGTTCCATTCCGCGTTCATCGCGCTCACCGAGCTCGCCTACCGCTCGTGGTTCCCGGCCATCGGCGAATCGTTCACGTTGCAGGCGGTGAAGTGGGGAATTGCCGGACTGCTGATCCTGCCGCAGTCGGTGCTGCTCGGCGCCACCTTCCCGCTGATGACGGCCGGCGTGGTCCGAAGCCGGCCGCAGCAGCCCGGCCGCGTGGTGGCGCTCTTCTACTTCGCCAACAGCCTGGGCGCGGCAGCCGGCGTGCTCGCGGCGGGGTTCTGGCTGGCCGGCGTGGGAGGGTTGCGCGGCACGCTGGTCACCGCGGCGCTGCTCAATCTGCTCGTAGCGGCGGGCGTACTGTGGATCGCGCGGCGCGGCGGCGCGACGCCGATCGCGGCGAGCAAGATCGCCGTGAAACCCGCGGGCGGGCCGACACCTGCCGCACAGATGGGCCATCCGACTCCGCCCGCGATACTCATCGGCGTCAGCTTCGGCACCGCGGCCGCCTCGTTCATCTACGAGATCGCATGGGTGCGGATGCTGTCGCTGGTGCTCGGGAGCGCGACTCACAGCTTCGAGCTGATGCTCTCCGCCTTCATCCTCGGCCTGGCGCTCGGCGCTCTGTGGGTCCACCGGCGCGCCGACCACTTCACCCGCCCACTGGAAGCCCTGGCGGCCACGCAGTGGGCGATGGGCGCGCTCGCGCTGGGGACGCTCCCGCTCTACGCCTGGTCCTTCCAGTGGATGGTGCCGATCGTGCGCGGGCTCCAGGGAGCGCCGAACGGCTACGAGTGGTTCTCGCTCGCACGCTACGGCATCTGCCTGGCGGTGATGCTTCCGGCCACCTTCTGCGCCGGGATCACGCTGCCCTTGATCACCCGCATCCTGATGCGCTCGGGCGGCGAGAAGGCGATCGGCTCGGTGTACGGCGCCAACACGCTCGGCTCGATCCTCGGCGCCGCACTGGCGGCGCTGGCGCTGCTGCCCTGGCTCGGGCTCGAGCGACTCCTCGCGGCCGGCGCGGCGCTCGACATCGCGCTCGGCATCGCGCTGCTCGCCCAGACCGGACCGCGGCCGGCGCTCCGGCGCGCGGCGGTGGCGGCGCTGGGCGGCGTGCTGGTGATCGTGGCCGTGCTGGCCTCGGTGCGCCTCGATCCCCTTCATCTGGTGAGCGGCGTCTACCGCACCGGCGAGCTCATCGGTCCAAAGCAGAGCCGGGTGATCTACTACCAGGATGGTCGCACCGCGACGATCAGCGTGCGCCTCCAGCCCGACGGCTCGCGGACGATCTCCACCAATGGCAAGGCCGATGCCTCGCTCAGCGCGGGGTGGCTCCATCCCGATCCCTCGCGGCCTCGCCAGCCGTTCACCGACGACGAATCGACCCAGATCCTGATCGGCGTCCTGTCGCTCGTCCAAGCACCCCGGGCCAGGACCGCTGCGGTCGTTGGCCTGGGCTCCGGGATGACGTCGCACGTCCTGCTCGGAAGCTCGCGCATGACTCGCGTCGTGACGATCGAGATCGAGCCCAGCATGATCACCGGGGCGAAGCTCTTCCTCCCCGCCAACCGCCGGGTGTTCGACGACCCGCGATCGCGTCTGGTGGTCGACGACGCGCGGTCGTACTTCGCCGCCAGCCGAGAGCCGTTCGACCTGATCGTGTCCGAGCCGTCGAATCCCTGGGTCAGCGGCGTCTCGGGCCTGTTCACCGAGGAGTTCTACCGGCGCGTGAAGGCCTCGCTCACTCCCGATGGGCGGCTCGCCCAGTGGCTCCATCTCTACAGCCTCGACGACGACCTGGTGCTGAGCGTGCTGGCGGCGATCCAGCGTCACTTCGCCGACTTCGAGATCTTCATCGTCTCGAGCACGGACGTCCTGATCGTGGCCGGGGATCGCCTCGACGGCCACGATTGGAGCGTGCTCGAGGAACCGGCCATGGCCGCCGACCTCGCGCCCGCCTTGCCGCTGACCGCCGGCCAGCTGGCCGCCACCTGGGTCGCGGATCGCGAGACCCTCGCTCCTTTGGTCGATCGAGCTCGTTCCAACTCGGACTTCATGCCCATCCTCGATCTCCACGCCGAGCGCGCCCGCTTCCACAACACGGTCGCGAACGGTCTGTTGCGATTGCAGGAGGACGGCCAGAGCCTCGCGGCCGTCCGCGCGCCGCGCGTGACGCCGGCCGAGCTCGGGCCGCTCGAGAGAGTTCAATCGATCGCGCTCGAGCGTGTGCCGCGCCTGAACGCCTTGCTCGAGAACGTGCACCTGCGCGCCGGGCTGGCCGGTCACCGGGTCACGGTGGACTCTGCCGAGGCCGCGCGCCTCTCCGCCGCCGCGCGGCGGCTCGAGGACGTCCTGACGCCGCCCGCCGGAACCGATCCGCACCAGTGGCTCGAGAACGCGATTCAAAGCGAGGAGGATCTGCACCGCGGGAGCATCGGCTGGGTCGACGAGGCTTTCTACGACAGGGTCTTCAGCCTCGCTCGTCAGGGGCCCCGTCCTGCGCTGCAGGCGCTCGAGTGGCTGAGGGCGCTCGAGGCGCACGATTGGCCGCGGGCGGCGGCGTTGACCGACTCGGTGATCATGGCGTCGGCTCGCGCCCCGCGGCCCTGGGTCCACCCCTCGCTCGTGCTGGGCGCAGGAACCACGGCGAAGCTGGCGATGGGAGACCTCGAGGGTGCGAGGCGCGTGTACCGAGCCTGCGCGGTCGGGGAAGATCCTGGCCCTGATCTGCGCACGCGGCTGGTGCACGCGTGGATCACCGACCGGTAGGTCGCGAGCGTGGTAGCATGCCGCCCCGATGGCGCGCCGTGACCCGAAGCCCGCGGATTCGGAAGCCACATCCCCCGCACCGCTCCCACTTCCGGCGTTGCTGGTGGCGTTCGTTCTCTCGGGCGCCGCCGGGCTGATCTACGAATCGGTCTGGAGCCGATACCTGGGGCTGTTCGTGGGCCACGGCGCCTACGCCCAGGTCATCGTGCTCGTGATCTTCATGGGCGGCATGGCGGCCGGCGCGCTCGCCGTGGCGCGGATCTCGGAGAGGATCGCCGATCCGCTGCGACTGTACGCATGGGTGGAGGCCGCCGCGGGCGTGCTGGGCCTGCTCTTCCACCCCGCGTTCGTCGCCCTCACCGAGCTCGCCTACCGCAGCATCTTCCCGGCCTTCGGCGAGTCGTTCGCGCTGCAGGCGGTGAAGTGGGGGATTGCCGGTCTGCTGATCCTGCCGCAGTCGGTGTTGCTCGGCGCCACCTTCCCGCTGATGGCCGCCGGAGTCGCGCGGCGCCGGCGAAAAGAGCCCGGCCGCGTGGTGGCGCTCCTCTATTTCGCCAACAGCCTGGGCGCGGCGGCCGGCGTGCTCCTTGCCGGGTTCTGGCTGGTGAGCATCGGCGGCCTGCGCGGCACGCTCGCGGCGGCGGCCATCCTCAACCTCGTGGTGGCGGGCGGCGTGCTGTGGATCGCGCGGCGCGGCGCGGCCGCGCCGATCGGCGAGGGGGAGGTGCCCGATGCCGCGCCGTCGTCCTTGGCACCTGGACCGACGGAGATGCCACGGAGGATACCGGGAGAGATTGCACGGCGTACTCCGGGTGAAATCGCCGCGAAACCCGCGGGCGGGCCAGCGCCCGTCGCGCGGGGGGACCACGCAGCTCCGCCCGCAGCATGGCTGCCACCGCTCCTCATCGGCGTCAGCTTCGGCACCGCCGTGGCATCGTTCGTCTACGAGATCGCGTGGGTGCGGATGCTCTCGCTGGTGCTGGGGAGCGCCACGCACAGCTTCGAGCTGATGCTTTCGGCCTTCATCCTCGGTCTCGCGCTGGGGGCTCTGTGGCTTCATCGGCGCGCCGATCGCTTCACCCGGCCGCTGGAGGTGCTGGCGGCCGCGCAGTGGGCCATGGGGGCGCTCGCGCTCGGCACGTTGCCGCTCTATGCCTGGTCGTTCCAGTGGATGGCCGCGATCGTCAACGGCCTGGAGCACGCGCCGCGCGGCTACGAGATGTTCTCGCTCGCACGCTACGCCATCTGCCTGGCGGTCATGCTGCCCGCCACGTTCTGCGCCGGCATCACGCTGCCGCTGATCACTCGCATCCTCATGCGCTCGGGCGGGGAGCGCGCGATCGGCGCGGTGTACGGCGCCAACACCATCGGCTCGATCCTCGGCGCCGCGCTCGCCGGGCTGGCGCTGCTGCCGTGGCTCGGGCTCGAGCGCCTGCTGGCCGCCGGCGCCGCGCTCGACATCGGCCTCGGCGTTCTCCTGCTCGCGCTGCCGCGGCCGGAGCGAAACGTGAGACAGGTGGCGTTCGCCGCGCTGGGCGGCCTCCTGGTCATCGTCATGGTGATGGTCACCGTGCGGCTCGATCCGCTGCGGCTGGTGAGCGGCGTGTACGTCACCGGGCGTGTGCCGGCGAAGAGCGAATCGCAGGTGCTCTATTACCACCACGGCCGCACCGCGACCGTGAGCGTGCGCGTCTCCGGCGGATTGCAGACGCTCTCGACCAACGGCAAGGCGGATGCTTCGATCGACATGACGCGCCTCACTGCCGACTCCTCGCAGCGCCGCGCCCCCTTGACCGGAGACGAATCCACGCAGTTCCTCGCCGGCATGGTGTCGCTCGCCTATGCCGCGCAGGCGAAGAGCGCGGCGGTGATCGGCATGGGCTCGGGCATGACCTCGCACGTCCTGCTCGGGAGCCCGCGACTCGAGAAGCTGGTGACGATCGAGATCGAGCCGGACATGATCGAGGGGGCCCGGCTCTTCCTCCCCGCCAACCAGCGGGTCTTCGAGGACCGGCGCTCGAAGTTCGTGATCGACGACGCGCGTTCCTACTTTGCCGCCAGCCGCGAGCGCTTCGACCTGATCGTCAGCGAGCCCTCGAACCCATGGGTGAGCGGTGTGTCGGGCCTGTTCACCGACGAGTTCTATCGGCGCGTGAAGTCGTCGCTCACCGAAGACGGCGTGCTGGCCCAGTGGATCCACCTGTACAGCCTCGACGACGACCTGGTCCTCACCGTGCTGGCCGCGCTCCACCGTAATTTCCGGGATTTTCACGTCCGGATGGTGTCCCGCTCCGACTGCATGGTCCTGGCGACCGACCGTGAAGGCGGCCTCGTCCCGGACTGGAACGTGATCCTGGAGCCGGGGCTCCAGGCCGACCTCGCCCG encodes:
- a CDS encoding protein phosphatase 2C domain-containing protein, with the protein product MNHAKRFRVEVAALTDPGRVRERNEDAFAVFRIGRFLERVTSSLPAEDLPERHEAIGHVMIVADGLGGHEAGEVASHTAISKVLEAVMTEQHWALELDDPETRETELKEIEQRSRQYLAKMQDAVRERAASDPAMAGMGTTFTGAYVVGRDLFVTHVGDSKAYLVRNGELEKITHDHTLAQEYADLGMIPQEEVDTHRLHHVLTRAVGAHDETPVGDFHHVLLEEGDRILVCSDGLTDMTGPQDILAVLHRYAKSELACRALVDLALERGGRDNVTVIVAAFSGVA
- a CDS encoding spermidine synthase, with amino-acid sequence MPRRDRMGAHSEAGSAAPLPVPALWVAFVLSGAAGLIYESVWSRYLGLFVGHGAYAQVIVLVIFMGGMAAGALAVARLSGRIAHPLRAYAWIEAAAGVIGLLFHSAFIALTELAYRSWFPAIGESFTLQAVKWGIAGLLILPQSVLLGATFPLMTAGVVRSRPQQPGRVVALFYFANSLGAAAGVLAAGFWLAGVGGLRGTLVTAALLNLLVAAGVLWIARRGGATPIAASKIAVKPAGGPTPAAQMGHPTPPAILIGVSFGTAAASFIYEIAWVRMLSLVLGSATHSFELMLSAFILGLALGALWVHRRADHFTRPLEALAATQWAMGALALGTLPLYAWSFQWMVPIVRGLQGAPNGYEWFSLARYGICLAVMLPATFCAGITLPLITRILMRSGGEKAIGSVYGANTLGSILGAALAALALLPWLGLERLLAAGAALDIALGIALLAQTGPRPALRRAAVAALGGVLVIVAVLASVRLDPLHLVSGVYRTGELIGPKQSRVIYYQDGRTATISVRLQPDGSRTISTNGKADASLSAGWLHPDPSRPRQPFTDDESTQILIGVLSLVQAPRARTAAVVGLGSGMTSHVLLGSSRMTRVVTIEIEPSMITGAKLFLPANRRVFDDPRSRLVVDDARSYFAASREPFDLIVSEPSNPWVSGVSGLFTEEFYRRVKASLTPDGRLAQWLHLYSLDDDLVLSVLAAIQRHFADFEIFIVSSTDVLIVAGDRLDGHDWSVLEEPAMAADLAPALPLTAGQLAATWVADRETLAPLVDRARSNSDFMPILDLHAERARFHNTVANGLLRLQEDGQSLAAVRAPRVTPAELGPLERVQSIALERVPRLNALLENVHLRAGLAGHRVTVDSAEAARLSAAARRLEDVLTPPAGTDPHQWLENAIQSEEDLHRGSIGWVDEAFYDRVFSLARQGPRPALQALEWLRALEAHDWPRAAALTDSVIMASARAPRPWVHPSLVLGAGTTAKLAMGDLEGARRVYRACAVGEDPGPDLRTRLVHAWITDR
- a CDS encoding PQQ-dependent sugar dehydrogenase, encoding MPTHFVDDTIVTGLDQPNAMAFLPDGRLLFTELNSGKIRMVVNGHIAAVDPLVVVDSLTTGAERGLQGIAVDPRWPAYPYVYVGYTHVGSRAVLVRYTAMGDIANPSGESLFLSSKLTLIHDLPDVNEQHNGLGLRFGNDGMLLLTTGDDGFQCAAQTPGSLLGKLFRLDVTRIPAGGGGPVPRALLIPLSGNPFVGPDSNACLVLAQGLRNPWRFHVDAMTGSVLLADVGEGQYEELDEIVAGGNYGWPFREGPATFTPNGCTEPPGSVFDEPIFSIGHQGFFAILTAGVYRPVFAGTANWPSIYQGSLFYGDYFYSQLRRLVRNGSSWITPAPVPGQPNGLDWALGIQFLTDVAVGVKDGSLWWLKAANDAGATNTGMVRRIRYTSTLGVPEPMRHALRASPNPFRERLDLEWAVAEAEPAMLEIFDMAGRRLRRAPVGAAQVGHYAWDGRDDRGTRVGAGVYLVRVGVGPYTETVRVVRVR
- a CDS encoding PQQ-dependent sugar dehydrogenase, whose translation is SFVDETVVSGLNQPNGMAFLPDGRLLVTELTTGKIRMIVNGHVASTDPMITVDSVTTGVERGLQGIAVDPRWPTFPYVYVGYTHTGSRMTLARYTATGDLTSPTAENLTLGSKRTLIHNLPDNVGNHNGLGLRFATDGKLLLTLGDDDDRCQAHVNGSLKGKLLRLEVTRIPAGGGGPVPRAMLIPSSGNPFVGPDSNASLVYAQGLRNPWRFTVDPGNGAILLGDVGEDTYEELDEMVAGGNYGWPFREGPLVRTGVGCTDPGTTKIAPILSLDRNTGFIAVIAGAVYRTVMNGTYNWPTSYNGSLFYGDFYNGKLRRLTKSGSTWSTPSPVPGQPNSSDWATGLRYMVDFAVGKDGSLYYLRAFDDAGAANTGMVKRIRYSGTVDVPGGPLAERALSASPNPFHNQVDLSWRLARPSAVVIEVFDTSGRRIRRFDENSAAGRVTWDGTDERGAREPAGVYLARLRHEGGSQTVRILLVR
- a CDS encoding fused MFS/spermidine synthase, which encodes MARRDPKPADSEATSPAPLPLPALLVAFVLSGAAGLIYESVWSRYLGLFVGHGAYAQVIVLVIFMGGMAAGALAVARISERIADPLRLYAWVEAAAGVLGLLFHPAFVALTELAYRSIFPAFGESFALQAVKWGIAGLLILPQSVLLGATFPLMAAGVARRRRKEPGRVVALLYFANSLGAAAGVLLAGFWLVSIGGLRGTLAAAAILNLVVAGGVLWIARRGAAAPIGEGEVPDAAPSSLAPGPTEMPRRIPGEIARRTPGEIAAKPAGGPAPVARGDHAAPPAAWLPPLLIGVSFGTAVASFVYEIAWVRMLSLVLGSATHSFELMLSAFILGLALGALWLHRRADRFTRPLEVLAAAQWAMGALALGTLPLYAWSFQWMAAIVNGLEHAPRGYEMFSLARYAICLAVMLPATFCAGITLPLITRILMRSGGERAIGAVYGANTIGSILGAALAGLALLPWLGLERLLAAGAALDIGLGVLLLALPRPERNVRQVAFAALGGLLVIVMVMVTVRLDPLRLVSGVYVTGRVPAKSESQVLYYHHGRTATVSVRVSGGLQTLSTNGKADASIDMTRLTADSSQRRAPLTGDESTQFLAGMVSLAYAAQAKSAAVIGMGSGMTSHVLLGSPRLEKLVTIEIEPDMIEGARLFLPANQRVFEDRRSKFVIDDARSYFAASRERFDLIVSEPSNPWVSGVSGLFTDEFYRRVKSSLTEDGVLAQWIHLYSLDDDLVLTVLAALHRNFRDFHVRMVSRSDCMVLATDREGGLVPDWNVILEPGLQADLARTPPLAPRRLDATWVGDRATFAPLLERTRPNSDFMPLLDLGAERARFRKAFAIGMLRLHADRHSVAAIRAAAVPLPDMGDELFAPIPRFADLAQNAHFRSALAKKPAVVDSEEAKRLFAAVERFERVMAPGRADPQEWLTNAVLSEEDFHRGSIGSPDPVFFARTRDIAERGRAPRPVHLVLDWLWSLESRDYRRAAVLTDSLLIIPPRQGKPWLDPALFLDGGATAKLAVGDTLGARRVALAAGMGADPGPDLRARLIHAAITRK